The DNA segment CAGGTCCAGCCCGGAGAGCAACGCGCCGTAGACTTCGACCAGTCGGCGACGAGTGCGCTGCCCAGCGGTCCGCACGACGCCACTCACGCAACCTCGCACACATATGTGCGCGCCGGGACCGGCTCCCTCAAGACCGGACGCAGATAGTCGTGGGGGATGCTCTCCACCACTCGCCTCAACCGCAGCCCCGAGGCCGCTACCAGTCCCAGAAAATGCCGCTCGTTGAATACCACCTCGACCACTGGACTGCCGTAGGCCAGCTTGCGCAGCACGGTCGTGGAGCGGCGGCGAACCACCGGTACGGTGTGGAAGATGCACCACCCCCGGCTCACGCGGCGGCTCTCCCGGATCGCTTGCGCGTAATCCAGAACGTGCATGAGCACGGTGCCCGAAAGCAGAATGTCACACGAGCCGTCCCGCAGCGGCAGCGCGGTCGCATCCCCCACCGCGAACCGTTCGCTGGGGTAGCAGCGCCGCCCCATGCCCACCATTCCCGCCGAGTAGTCTACACCCAGGTAGCGGAAGCTGAGCCCCGCCAGACGCGACAGCACCTCCGCATTCCAGCCGCTGCCGCACCCCACCTCCACCACCAGCGGGTCCGCCGCCCCCGTGCTCCGCACCGCTTCCGCCAGGGCCAGGAAATCCTGCCGCGGTTGCCCCGCCCGCATGCGCTCGAGCAGCGGAGCAATCGCTTCTTGCTGCCGCTCCGCCACCTCCCGCCCCCGCCAGCCCCGCTGCAGCGCCACCGGCGGCGCAGCAGACAGGACTTCACAGCCGAGCGCTGCCGCGAGCGCATGCTCGCCTGAGGCAACGCGCCAACGCTCGCGCACCGCCCGGCGCAGCCCGGCCGGGACCACCCGGCGCGCTACACCGCGCAGGACCCGCTCATACGCAGCGCGCGACAATCTCGAGCAACTCCTCCATGCGCTGGCGGTAGGTATGCTCCCGCAGTGTCCTGGTCTGCCCGGCACGCGCCACGGCGCAGCGCTCTGCCTCGTGCTCCAGGAGATATCCCACTTTTTCCGCGCACTCCGCGGCACTGCCGTACACCACTACCTCCCGATCCGGCTCGAACAGCTCCGCCAGGTTGTGCTTCCGGTCCGTGACCAGGCAGGCGCCCACACCCGTCGCCTCGTAGAGCCGCATGTTGTTAGCATAGCGGCCCGCCAGATCGATGTGGCGGTTCAGCGCCACCCTTGCCTGCGCCAGCACCCGGTACATGTCGACGCCCCATACCTCCCCGTGAAAGCGCTCCCGCACCGGCGAATCCAGGCGCAACTCATAGGC comes from the Gemmatimonadota bacterium genome and includes:
- a CDS encoding methyltransferase domain-containing protein; this encodes MSRAAYERVLRGVARRVVPAGLRRAVRERWRVASGEHALAAALGCEVLSAAPPVALQRGWRGREVAERQQEAIAPLLERMRAGQPRQDFLALAEAVRSTGAADPLVVEVGCGSGWNAEVLSRLAGLSFRYLGVDYSAGMVGMGRRCYPSERFAVGDATALPLRDGSCDILLSGTVLMHVLDYAQAIRESRRVSRGWCIFHTVPVVRRRSTTVLRKLAYGSPVVEVVFNERHFLGLVAASGLRLRRVVESIPHDYLRPVLREPVPARTYVCEVA